AGATCACAAATTTAATGGTCGAGTTACGTTCATATGATCATCTCCCATTCATCGTCATCCGCCACTTGGGGAGGTGTTTTAGCCTTGCCCAGCCAGATCTGGCGCAGAAGGTCGACAACATATCGGGGAGTAAGGCCTCTAGCGGCAAGGCCCCTATCGCTGGGAAAGCATATGGCGTCAGGGTGTTGATCCACTGCTGCCCGTGCTTGAAGTTTTCCCAGCCCGGCCGCAGTTCTGCATGGAGGGTATGGGGGGTGGTCTCGAGGGTTGGTACGATGGAGGCGGCCGCCCGGGTTCTTCTGGCTTCCATCTGGTCGATGACGGCGGCCGGTTGCCTGGGCATGTCTCGGCCTTGTCGCGGGCATTGGCAGCGTTCACTGCCGGGTAAACGGCCAGCCCGATATCACGGCGCTTGCCTGCGACCGGAGATACATATCGCAGCATCCACTTGTCACGCCTTTTCGTTCCGCTCGGCAACAGCGGGAGTCCGGTAACGCCGTTGTGCTACATCGGCCCGGTATCAGGGCTGATCGTCCTTGCTCTGGTGTCTTTCAATTCTGACATTGTCGCTCTAAGCCCCCACATTCAGCCCCCCAAAAAAAAACGATTCCGGTGGAATGCCGTGGGACAGTGCAGAGCAAATTCAGCGATATAAGCCCGAAATTATTGGATAATTCATAAACATACAGGATCCAATGCAAGAATCCTGATGGCGGGATCATCCGCCAGAACTCATTTCATCGTTGACCATGCGGCGGCATTCTTCCAGTTCACGCGCTTCATCGGCAGATAGCTGGCCTGCATGTTGCTGCTGGATCAGGGCCGCCATGCGGCGCAGGGCGGTGTCGTGGGCAGAAAGGCGGTAGACCGCGCCATCGATGCTGTTGCCGCCAAATACGGTGGCAAGGCGCGACACCATATGAGTCAGCGATCCGCCCTCGGCCAGCAGTTCCACCGCCAGGTCACTGCGTGCCCACAATGGCGGCAGCCCGGCCTGGCGCAGCGCGGCTTGCAGCGGCGCCAGTTGCTGAAAGGCATTGCGATCGGCTGACAGGTCTTCTTCCATGCGGTACTCCTGAAGCGGGCGGTGGGGCCGCCCTGGTTTACCCTTGCGGCAAACGGCGTCCTGCTTCAGTACAGCATGCCACGCCGACACTCCCCAAGGACGGGCGGACTGTCGGCGCGTATGTTTCAGGCGGCCAGTAATGCCTCAAAGGCGTCGGCAATCCGGGCGACCTCGGTTTTGCCGACTTGCCAATGTGTGACCAGGCGCATCAGGCCTTGTTCCGGCGGATTGGCTTTGATACCGCGCTCGGTCAGCCCCGCCATCAGCGCATCCACACTGATCGGCGCGGTCAGGCGGAACCACACCATATTGATATCGAGCGCATCGTGATTGATCTCGATCCCGCGGATTTCAGACAGGTGCTGCGCCAGCAAACGCGCGTTGGCGTGGTCTTCAGCAAGGCGCTGCGACATCTCGTCAATGGCAATCAGCCCCGGCGCGGCCAGTACACCCGCCTGACGCAAGCCGCCCCCCATCAATTTGCGCTTCTTGCGGGCCACCTCGATAAAGTCTGCCTCGCCCACCAGCATGGAGCCAACCGGTGCGGCCAGGCCTTTGGACAGACAAAACATCACGCTATCGGCAAAGCGGGCGATCTCACGCGCGGGGACATTTAGCGCTGCTGCCGCATTGAAAATACGCGCGCCATCCAGGTGCACCTTCAGCCCAGCCTCCTGGGCTACATCCCAGGCTGCGGCGCTATCGGCCACCGACACCACCTGGCCGCTGGAATAGGCGTTCTCCAGACACAGCAAACGGGTGCGCGGCAGGTGGATATCACCCTCAGGGCGGATACGGCGGCGGATTTCCTGCGGGCTCAGCACGCCGCGTGGCGCGGGGATCGGCCGCAGGTTCACGCCGGCAATCACCGATGCGGCGCCCACCTCGTGCCAGACAATATGGCTGTCTTCGCCGGCAATCACTTCGTCGCCCTGAGCGCAATGCGTGAACAGCGCCAGCTGGTTGCCAAACGTGCCGGACGGCACGAACAGCGCGGCCTCTTTGCCCAGCACCTCGGCGGCGCGTTTTTCCAGCGCGGCAACCGTAGGGTCGTCGCCGTAGACATCGTCACCGACCACGGCATTGGCCATGGCCTCGCGCATGGCGGGCGTGGGCTGGGTGACGGTATCGCTTCTTACATCAATCCATTGGGTCATGGGTGTGTCCCTGTACGCCCGGGGCTGGCAGACCGGGTATGGCCTGCATCCGCCTGACGCACAAAAGTTCCTTGTTAAAACTGGCCGTTTCGATTTGATGCGAGGCAACGACAGCGCCGCAAAACCGGCCTACCGTTGTCGCACACGCGTTTTACCACGATTGCAGCAAGCCATGCACTCGCCATCTGCCCCTCGTTGACCAGATTCCGTCCGCCCTCTTGTTGCCATTGCGCTAAACGCCTGGCACCGCACATCCCGCGCCAGTTCGCGCCCGGATGCGGCCTGCATCCATAACAAGTCGCACACAGAGGAACAATAACCATGCAGCTCAGAACAAGCATTGTCGCCGTTTCAATGGCCTTATCGGGCCTGGCTTATGCCGCCACACCGGACGCAACCCTCACCAAAGAACTGGCCACGCAATTGCAGGTGCATTACGCGGTAGTGACCAACGGCCTGCCCGCCGCCCAGTGCGGCCCGCTGGGTGCAGACTGGGCCTCGTGCTACAGCGCCAACGTGACGCTGACCAACAGTGGTCCGGCGCTCAATGGCAAGCACTGGGAGATCTATTTCTCCAGCATCCGCCGAATTCTCAAACTTGATACCGACCAGTTCACCGTCACGCACCTGACTGGCGATCTGTACCGCTTGCAGCCAACCGACAAATTCCAGGGCTTTGGCGCGCACGCCAGTCTGACCATTCCCATGACGCTGGAGTACTGGCAGATCAGCGAGTCCGACACCATGCCGCGCTGGTTTGTCAGGGCTGGCGATGCGCCCGCGCAAATCATTGCCAATACCAATACCGAAGACCTGAGCCAGTTTGTCGCGCCGCTGGGCGACAACTGGAAACGCACGACCGATGACGCCAACGTGCTGATGAACGCCACCAATCGTTATGCGCTGTACAGCCAGACGCCAACCCTGCCCGCCCAGGCCAGCGCAGCGCGCATCATTCCGGCGCCACTGACGCAGCAACTGACCGGGGGTGAAGTCACCATCGCCCATGGTTTGCAACTGAAAACCAGCGGGCTGGATAAAACCAGCGTTGCCGCGCTGGAACAACGCATGGCCCAGTTGGGCGTGAAAGGCGGCGGCAAGGCCTTCCCGGTCAGCGTGAAGATCGACCCCGCCGCAGTGCCAGAAGCCGCGCGCAAGGCAGAGGGTTATGCGCTCACCATTACCCCGCAGGGCGCAACGATTAACGGTTATGACAAGGCCGGCGCGTTTTATGGCGTGCAATCGCTGCTCTCGCTGATGCAGGTGTCCAGCACCACCACCGTACCAGCCATGACCGTGGCCGACGCCCCGCGCTTTGACTATCGCGGCTACATGGTGGATATCGCCCGCAATTTCCACAGCAAAGACGCCATCCTGCGGGCGATTGACCAGATGGCGGCCTACAAGCTCAACAAGCTGCATATGCACTTGTCTGATGACGAAGGCTGGCGCCTGCAGATTCCGGGCCTGCCAGAACTGACCGATGTGGGCGCCAAACGTTGTCTTGACCCGTCTGAAACCAGGTGTCTGCTGCCGCAACTGGGCCAAGGCCCCAACACCGATACCAACGGCAGTGGTTATCTGACCCGCCAGGATTTCGTCGATATCCTCAAATATGCGCAGGCCCGCCAGATTGACGTGATCCCTGAATTTGACATGCCAGGGCACTCACGCGCCGCTGTGGTCTCGATGGAAGCGCGCTACAAAAAGCTGATGGCCGAAGGCAAGACCGACGCCGCCAATGAATACCGCCTGGTTGATCCGGCTGATACCAGCTACATCAACACCGTGCAGTACTACAACCGGCTTTCCACGCTGAACCCGTGCCTGCCTTCAACGCTGCGGTTTGCCGACAAGGTGATGGGCGAAGTCGCCGGCATGTATAAACAGGCCGGCGTGCCGCTAACGACCTGGCATTTTGGCGGTGACGAAGCCAAGAACATTTTCCTGGATGCCGGCTATGCCGAACAAGGCGGCAAAGAAACGGACGGCAAGGGGCAGGTTCCTGCTGCGCACCGTGATCGCCCGTGGGCGAAGTCGCCGGTCTGCCAGGCGCTGGTCCAGGCCGGCAAGGTCGAAGGCATGGAGCACCTGCCGGATTACTTTGCCACGCAAGTCAGTGCGCTTTTGCCCAAGTACGGCATTGGCAATTTCCAGGCCTGGCAAGACGGGTTGAAGAATCTGCCCAATGCCAAATCACTTTCTACCCCGACCCGCGTCAATTTCTGGGATACCCTTTACTGGGGTGGCGCAGACTCTGCAGCGAAATGGAGCGCCAAGGGCTACGGCGTAGTGATTTCCAACCCGGATTACGTCTACATTGATTTCCCCAATGAGATCGACCCGAAAGAAAGCGGTTATTACTGGGGCGCACGTTCCAATCCGGTGAAGAAGATCTTTACCTTTGCGCCGGAAAATCTGCCGCAGAATGCCGAAACCTCGGTTGATCGTGATGGCAACGCCTTTGAAATCAAGTCGGGCGAGACCGCACCGCGCATTACCGGTTTGTCGGCCCAGATGTGGAGTGAAGCGATCCGCACTGATGCGAAGATGGAATACATGATCTATCCGCGCATGATCGCCGTCGCTGAGCGCGCCTGGCACAAGGCCGCGTGGGAACTGCCTTATCAGGCCGGCACCACGTTCAAGCACGGTGTCACCCAGCATGTGGACAGCAAGGCGCTGAACCAGGATTACGCGGTGTTTGCCAATGCGCTGGGTGAACGTGAAATCGCCAAACTGGACAAGGCCGGTGTGGCCTACCGCCTGCCCATGGTGGGTGCGCGCGTGGTCGACGGCAAACTCTCCGCCCTGGCCGAGTTCCCGGGCGTACCGGTGCAATACTCGCTGGATAACGGCAAGAGCTGGCAGCGTTACGATGCCGCCCATGCCCCGGCAGTGAGCGATGCGGCGCAAGTGCAGGTGCGCACGGCCAGCCCGGATGGCAAGCGCTTTGGTCGCGCCAGTGGCCTGAACTAAGCAGCAAGGCTGTGTGCAAACAAAAAGCCCGATCATCTGATCGGGCTTTTTTTGTGACGCCAGCGCGCAGGGAAATTACAGCGCGGCGGGGTCGATCTCGCCCACGTTGTTGAAGATGTGGTCCGGCTTGTACGGAAAGGCCTTGATCGACTCTTTGGTACTGACACCCGAAAGCACCAGCGCCGTGGTCATGCCGGCTTCCATGCCGCCGACGATATCGGTATCCATACGATCACCGATCATCACCGCGTCGTCCGGATGCACGCCCAGCTTGCGCGTGGCCAGTGTCATCATCAGGGCGTTGGGCTTGCCCACAATGTACGGCGTCTTGCCGGTGGCCGCGGCAATTGCGGCCAGGATGGTGCCGGCAGCGGGCTCGTTGCCGCCTTCCACCGGGTCGATCATGTCCGGATTGGTACCAATGAACTTGGCGCCGCCATCAATCAGGCGCACGGCTTTTTTCAGTTGCTCGTAGGACAGGCTGGTGGTTTTGCCCACCACCACGTAATCCGGATTGGATTCCGAAATCGAGAACCCGACATTGTAGAGTTCGTTGATCAGACCGCCGCCACCCACCACGTACACGGTGGCATTTTCTTTCTGGCTTTTCAGGAACATGGCCGTAGCCATGGCACTGGTAATGAAGTTGTCTTCGCTAAGGCCCTTGATGCCCAGATGTTCCAGTTTCAGCTTCAGGTCCAGCGGCGTCTGTTCGGCGTTGTTGGTCAAAAACAGGAACGGCACATTGCCCTTGAGCAAGCGCTGCACGAAATCATTGGCGCCCGGGATCAAGGCTTTGCCCCGGTAAATCACGCCGTCCATATCTGAAATGATGCTTTTGGTCATGGCTTTGGTCTTTTTGATGATTCGGACTTCCGGATCATGCGGCCAGCGCCGCGAAAAAAGTTTGATCCGGATCGGCAACGCCATCAGCATGACGCCAAACCGCCTCTTGCCGCAAGTTGCTCGCGGCAAAAGCAGCACGCTGGCATCATGTCGGACATGACCGAAACACAAGCCACTCCCCCTTTCGCCGGGCTCACGCCCGATTGCGTGCTCAACGCGATTGATGCCACCGGTTTGCGTACCGACGGTCGCCTGCTGGCGCTTAACAGCTACGAAAACCGTGTTTACCAGATCGGCATTGAAGATGCCTCGCCCGTCGTGGCCAAGTTCTACCGCCCGGCGCGCTGGCAAGACGCCGCCATTGCCGAAGAACATGCCTTCAGCGCAGAACTGGCCGAGGCAGAAATCCCCGTAGTAGCGCCGCTGACCATCAACGGCAGCACCCTGCATCAATTTGAAGGCTATCGCTTTGCCTTGTTTGCGCGGCGCGGCGGCCGTGCGCCAGAACTGGATAACCTGGATACGCTGGAATGGCTGGGCCGTTTCATGGGCCGCATTCACGCCGTGGGCGCGCGGACACCGTTCCAGTTGCGCCCGGCCATCAATCCGGACACTTTCGGCGTTGCGCCACGCCGCTTTTTGCTGGAAAACGGGTTTATTCCGGCCGACCTGCGTGAAGCGTGGGAAAGCGTCAGCACCCAGGCGCTGGAGGGCGTGCAGCGCTGTTACGAGCGCGCGGGCGATGTCGCCGCCATTCGCCTGCATGGCGACTGTCACGCCGGCAACATCCTGTGGACTGATGACGGCCCGCATTTTGTCGACTTTGACGATTGCCGCAGCGGCCCGGCCGTTCAGGATTTGTGGATGATGCTGTCCGGCGAGCGCGCCGACATGACCGTGCAATTGTCCGCCATCATGGAAGGCTACGAAGCCTTTGCCGATTTCAACGCGCGCGAACTGCATCTTGTAGAAGCCCTGCGCACGCTGCGCCTGCTGCATTACAGCGCCTGGCTGGCCCAGCGCTGGGAAGATCCGGCGTTCCCGGTGGCGTTTCCTTGGTTCAACAGCCAGCGTTACTGGCAAGACCGCGTGCTGGAACTGAGGGAACAAGTGGCGCTGATGGATGAACCGCCCCTGCCGTTGCGCGGATTTTGACGCGTTCTGCTTTATCAAACCGCCCGCCGTGGCATATCAATTTCTTATGGCCCGCCTCACGCCGTCAGCCCCTGGCTGACGGCGGCTAGCTGTCACCCGCCTATACCTTTTGCGTCAGTTGTCGTAGGCAAAACACCTGATCAAGGTCAACCCAATGCGGCAATCAGGGGTTAAATGGCGGGATTGGCCGGGATGAACGGTGTCGCAAGGCGCATACACTCCTTTGGCCCGATAACTAATAAGTCGCGGAATATATGCCAGTTGCTTACAATACTTGGCATAAGCAAGCAATCGAAATCACTGACGCCTTTGGCGAAGGGCAAACCGAGAAGATGGACCGGAACGCAGTACTGGCGCAAACCCGCAAGGAATTCCTCAAGGCCTTTGCCGAGGCCGTTGATGCGCTGACGCCGGTAACAATGCAACGCCTGAACGAACTGGCCGACACGGCCGGTACGGCAGCGGAACGTTTTACCCGGTTTGACGCACGCACCGCCCTGTTCAAGCGCGAGGCCGAAGTACGCCTGCAAATGAACCAGAAAATGGAGGCGCTGCTCAACCGCGCATTCCAGACGGCCTACAGCACCTTCCGCCCCTCCTTTGCCGATGCGTTCACCCAGACCACGCTCAGCCTGATCGATACGTCCACGCAAGATGAAGAAATGCGCATGGACAACATCATGCGGCGTTACCGGAACTCTGCCGAACAGCAACTGCGCGACCTCAATATCCGCATGGCGGTGCTGTTTGGCCAGGAAGACATCAAAGAGCGGGAAAACCCGTTCCGCCCTTACCTGTTTGTGCGCTGTATCAGCCAGAGCGTTGAAACGCTGCACCTGGAAGCTGAAACCGCCGCCGTACTCGGCGACCAGCTGGCCAGTGATCTGACCGAATGGGTCGTCCGCATTTACGAGACCCTCAACGAGAGCCTGGCCGATCAGGGCATCGCCAGTACCTTGCAGCTTAAAATCCGCCGCTCCAAGCCTTCGCCGTGGCAGCAGTCGCAGCAGATGCCTTCACCGGCCCACGCGCCGGAACATGCCGACGCTGGCATGCATGAAGGCAATTATGTAGGCGAAATGCCGTTCAACCCGGCTGGTCTGGGCATGCCACCCGGTATGCCCGGTATGCCGCCGGGAATGCAAGGTATGCCCGGCATGCCGGGGATGCCTGGCTTCCCGCAGGGCATGCAGCCCCCCGCGGCCGATCGCAGCGATCAGCTTTTGCAGTTTGTGCAGCATGCCCTTGGCCTGGGCCCGGAACCGGCCGCCATGCAGGCGCATGCGGCCCAGGGCGGCGGCATGATGCCTGGTGGTGGCATCCCACAAGGCATGGGTGGCATGGGCGCCGGCGCGCCGGGTGGCCAGACGCCGGCCGGCTGGCCAGGTGGCTGGGGATCACCCGCTGCGGCAGGTGGCGAGGCTGGCGGCGGGCAATACCCGGCCGGCTCACCTTGGGGTGGCAATGCCGGGGCTGGCGCAGGTGCGCCCGCACCAGGCCAGCGTCGTAGCTGGTTGAGCGCCACCCAGGGGGTGGGCGAAGCGCTGCGCAACCTGTTTACCGGCAGTGGCCGTGGCAGCCAGGCGGCAGATGGCTACGCCGCAGAAGATCATCTGCAATACCACGACGGTGATACCAGTGCCGGCACAGGCGCTGGCAGCGCGGGCGCCATGGCGGGTTGGGACAGCTTCCAGCACACGCCGTTGTCCGGCATGGTGGAAGAGCTGCAATACGCGGCCACGCCCACTGTAGAACAGATCGTTGATAACGGCCGTGTCCGCAACCTGATCCTGGAAGCCCGTTCGCGCCTTGCCGACGTGGCCAAAGACAGCTCTGAACAGATGATCATCGATACGGTGGCCATGCTGTTCGAGTTCATCCTGAGCGATACCGAAGTCCCGGCCGAAGTACGGGCGCAACTGGGCCGCCTGCAGTTCCTGGTGCTCAAAACCGCGCTGCTTGATCCGGAGTTCTTCACCCAGTCGCACCACCCGGCCCGCATGCTGGTCAACCGTATCGGTTCAATCTCGCTGGGCTTGCGCTCGCTGGACCCGAGCGGCGAACGCATCAGCGTTGAGATCCGCCAGATCATCGAGACCTTGCTGGCCGACAAAACAGAAGGTCTGGCGCTGTTTGGCGCCATGCTCGACGAGTTTGATGCCTTTATCGCCCGTGAGCTGCGTAATGCCAGCAGCGCGGTCGGCAAGGCGGTCGAAGCCATTGAAAGCGCCGAAAACCACACGGTGGAATACGCGCGCATTACCGGCATGCTGGGCGATGCGCTTGGCAACTACCGGCTGGATGGCTTCTTGCAGGAATTCCTGGTCAATGACTGGACCCACGCCATTGAGCGCGTCAGTCGCATTGATCCGGAGCGCGCTGCGGGTTACCGCCAACTGGTCCCCGACCTGATCTGGAGCATCGCGCCCAAGGTCACCCCGGGTGAGCGCAAAGAGCTGCTGGGCATGATTCCGGGCATTCTGGCCACCTTGCGTTCGGGCCTGGAAGAAACCGGGCTATCCAAGGCTGAGCAACAGAAGGTCCTGGCCTGGCTGGCCGAATCGCACCGTCTGGCACTGTCGGCCAACCACGTGCCGGCACCGGTGCCACCGGTTGAAATGGTGCGCGAGAACTTTACCTCGTTCATGACCGCAGAACCGGCGGAAGAATCTGCCACGGCGCAAACGCCGGTGTTCAATCGCCATATGGTGACTGAAGCCATCAACGAGCTGGATGTGGAGCTGGACCTGATCGACCACATGCTGGAGGCCGAAGAACAACCGCTGCCCCCGACCCCGGCCGAAACCGTCACTACGGCCACTGCCGAAGAGATTGCCCAGGACAAGGCGGTGGAAGAAGGCTTGCAAGGCGGCGTGACGGTAGAAGTCAATCTGGACGGCCACCCTTCACGTGCGCGCCTGGACTGGGTGAGCACCACGGCCACCACGCTGGTGCTGACGATCGAAGGTAACGACAAGCCTTCCGTGGTCAGCGTCAAGATGTTCAAGCGCCTGCTGGCCGCCGGCCGCGCCCGCTTCCTGGAAACCACGCCGCTGTTTGAACGCGCCATCAACGCGCTGCTGACTTCGGCCGACAAGCTTGATTCCGCCCCCAGCAACAGCCCGTTCGGGGGCAAGGCCGCCGCCTGATCCTGTCTGGACTGACCACAAAAAAGCCGGCGTCATGCCGGCTTTTTTGTATTTACCACTTTACGCCCGTCGGCCCGCGTTCAGCACCGCAATCGCCAGTGCCCCGGCCACAAGGCCCCAGAAAGCCGAACCGATACCAAACAACGAGGTACCGCTGGCGGTGACCAGAAAGGTGATCAACGCTGGCTCACGCAGGTGGTCTTCTTTCATGGCGGTGGCCAGACTGCCGGCAATGGTGCCGAACAGGGCAATGCCGGCAATCGCCATGACCAGTTCCTTGGGGAACGCGGCAAACAAGGCGCCGATGGTGGCCCCGAACAAACCTGCCAGCAGATAGAACACGCCGACAAACACCGCCGCCAGATAGCGCTGGGCCGGGTCTTCATGCGCATCCTTGCCCATACACAAGGCGGCAGAAATTGCCGCAAGGTTCACCGCAAAACACCCGAACGGCGCCAGCAGCAAGGTGGTCAGCCCGGTACCGGCAATCAGCGGCGATACCGGCGTGTCGTAACCGTTGGCCCGCATCACCGCCACACCGGGCACGTTTTGCGAAGCCATGGTCACCACAAACAGCGGAATGCCGACCCCGACCAGCACCTGCCAGGAAAACTGCGGCGTGATCCACACCGGCCGCGCCACTTGCAAGTGCACGCCATCCAGATGCAACTGGCCCTGTACTGCGGCAATCCCCGCCCCCAGCACCAGCACCAGCAATACCGCGTAACGCGGCCAGAAGCGCTTGAGCACCAGCCAGCCAACAAACATGGCCAGCACCAGAGCAAAGTCTGTTTTCATGGCCACAAACACGTTCATGCCAAAGTGCACCAGCACGCCACCCATCATGGCTGCGGCGACGGGTAACGGCAGATGGTTCATGACTTTTTCAAACCAGCCCGTCAGCCCGCACAGCAGCATCAGCGCGCCACAAAAGACAAACGCACCCAGCGCATACGGTAGCGGCACCCCGGCCAGCGACGTCACCAGCAAGGCCGCTCCCGGGGTCGACCAGGCGGTGACTACCGGCTTTTTGTAATACAGGCTGAACCCGATACAGGTAATGCCCATGGCAAAACCCAGCGCCGCAATCCAGGACGACAACTCGGCCTGATCCGCCCCGGCGGCCAGCGCAGCCTGAAACACAATCGCCACCGAACTGGTAAACCCGACCAGCACGGTGACAAACCCGGCCGCCAGCGTAGAGAGCGGGAACGGGCGCGGCAAAGACAGCGACATGACAAACCTCTGCGGGGTTGAATATGCGTTTGATATTACGTTGCCATGACGCGGGGGTAACGGTACAGCTTGCGGGTAAAGTGGGCGAACAGACAGCGCGCAGGCCAATTCTGCCGCCAGGCGCGGCCGGCATGGCCGCAGAGTCTGGATGCGGCTTCAGAACACCTTGCGGAACGTGATATTGATCCGCAGGTTTCCCGTCTCCGGGTGGAAACCTTCCGCCACCGGCAGCACGCCGTGATAGGCAAACCGCGACGGGCCGCCCCAGACCACCACGTCACCATGTTCCAGCCGGTAGCGCGCGGGTTTGTCTGAGCGGGACAGACCGCCAAACTGGAATACCGCCGGCACCCCCAGCGATACCGAAACGATCGGCGCGGTGCGGTCGTTTTCGTCGCGGTCTTGATGCAGGGACAAGCGCGCGCCGGGCACGTAACGGTTGATCAGGCAGGCATCGGGGTCAAAATCAGCAAAGCCGGCGGCCTCAGCCGCGCGGCGCGCCAGGTCGGCAAACGATTCAGGCAGATCGGGCCATTGCCGGCCGGTTCCCGGATCGCTGCTGGCGTAACGGTAGCCGCGCGCTTCAGAAGTCCAGCCGATGCGCCCACAGTTGGTCATGGCCACCGACATGGTGTAGCCGCCCGGCGTAACCAGATGCCGGAACGGCGCGACTTGCGCTACACGGGCCACGTCTGCCAGCAAGGTGCTGGCCACGTCACGCGCAAAGCCGCGCAACAACCAGGCCCCGGGCGCCAGTTGTTCGTGTCCTTCTGCCATGCCGCTGAACAAATCACCCATACTCACTGCGAATTCTCCGCTTCCCGTTCCAGCAAGGCCCGCTTGCGCTCCACGCCCCAGCGATACCCTGACAACCCGCCGTCATTGCGCACCACGCGGTGGCACGGGATTGCCACCGCCAGTTTGTTGGCCGCGCAGGCTTGCGCCACCGCCCGTACTGCGCGCGGCTGGCCAATGCGCTCGGCAATCTCGGCATAGCTTACCGTCTGGCCTGGCGGGATGGCACGCAGCGCCTGCCACACGCGTTGCTGGAATGCCGTACCGCGGATATCCAGCGGCAAAGCCAGCCCCGCCGCGGGGTGATCCACAAAGCCGATCACTTGCGCCATCCATTGTTCAAACGCAGCGTCCGCGCCACTCAGGCTGGCATTGGGGAAGCGGTCTTGCAGATCGCGCACCAGCGCGTCCGGATCATCCCCCAGCAAGATGCTGCACACGCCTTGTTCGGTGGCCGCGACCAGGATTGCCCCCAGCGCGCACTGCCCTACCCCAAAACGGATGGCCACACCCGCACCGCCACGCTGGTAGCCCTTGGGCTTCATGCCCAGCATTTCGGCAGATTTCTCATAAAAGCGGCCGCTGGAACCAAACCCGGCCTGGTAGAGCGCGTCGGTGACATGATCAGTGCGCTGCAACTCATCGCGCACGCGGTGAGCGCGGTGGGCCGCGCCGTATTCACGCGGCGTCACCCCGGTGATGTCCTTGAAGACATGATGAAAATAATAGCGGCTTAACCCTGCGGCGGCCGCCAGCTCGGCCAGTGTCGGCAGGCTTTCGGCAGATTCGATCAAGCGGCAGGCCCGCGCGACTGCGGCCGCATGCTGGCTGGCCAGAGACGCCTCGTCCGGTTTGCAGCGTTTGCAGGCACGCAGGCCGGCTGCCTGCGCCGCTGCCTGGCTGCCATAAAAATGCACGTGTTTGCGCAAGGCATGCCGGGACGGGCAAGACGGCCGGCAATAGATCCCCGTCGTGCTCACGCCGTACCAGAACTGACCATCGGCTGCGTGGTCACGCCGCTGGACCGCATCCCAGCGCGCATCATCAGAGGTAAAGACCGCGGCAGGCGCGGCAGCAGGCTTGGCAGACATGGCAAGTTGGGCAGACATGATGGCTCCTGGTTCATTGACGCCCCCATGGTCGATCAATGCCCGCGCAGGCGCACTCCGTGCCTTGCTTTCAA
This is a stretch of genomic DNA from Silvimonas iriomotensis. It encodes these proteins:
- a CDS encoding DUF1631 family protein, with protein sequence MDRNAVLAQTRKEFLKAFAEAVDALTPVTMQRLNELADTAGTAAERFTRFDARTALFKREAEVRLQMNQKMEALLNRAFQTAYSTFRPSFADAFTQTTLSLIDTSTQDEEMRMDNIMRRYRNSAEQQLRDLNIRMAVLFGQEDIKERENPFRPYLFVRCISQSVETLHLEAETAAVLGDQLASDLTEWVVRIYETLNESLADQGIASTLQLKIRRSKPSPWQQSQQMPSPAHAPEHADAGMHEGNYVGEMPFNPAGLGMPPGMPGMPPGMQGMPGMPGMPGFPQGMQPPAADRSDQLLQFVQHALGLGPEPAAMQAHAAQGGGMMPGGGIPQGMGGMGAGAPGGQTPAGWPGGWGSPAAAGGEAGGGQYPAGSPWGGNAGAGAGAPAPGQRRSWLSATQGVGEALRNLFTGSGRGSQAADGYAAEDHLQYHDGDTSAGTGAGSAGAMAGWDSFQHTPLSGMVEELQYAATPTVEQIVDNGRVRNLILEARSRLADVAKDSSEQMIIDTVAMLFEFILSDTEVPAEVRAQLGRLQFLVLKTALLDPEFFTQSHHPARMLVNRIGSISLGLRSLDPSGERISVEIRQIIETLLADKTEGLALFGAMLDEFDAFIARELRNASSAVGKAVEAIESAENHTVEYARITGMLGDALGNYRLDGFLQEFLVNDWTHAIERVSRIDPERAAGYRQLVPDLIWSIAPKVTPGERKELLGMIPGILATLRSGLEETGLSKAEQQKVLAWLAESHRLALSANHVPAPVPPVEMVRENFTSFMTAEPAEESATAQTPVFNRHMVTEAINELDVELDLIDHMLEAEEQPLPPTPAETVTTATAEEIAQDKAVEEGLQGGVTVEVNLDGHPSRARLDWVSTTATTLVLTIEGNDKPSVVSVKMFKRLLAAGRARFLETTPLFERAINALLTSADKLDSAPSNSPFGGKAAA
- a CDS encoding benzoate/H(+) symporter BenE family transporter, with the translated sequence MSLSLPRPFPLSTLAAGFVTVLVGFTSSVAIVFQAALAAGADQAELSSWIAALGFAMGITCIGFSLYYKKPVVTAWSTPGAALLVTSLAGVPLPYALGAFVFCGALMLLCGLTGWFEKVMNHLPLPVAAAMMGGVLVHFGMNVFVAMKTDFALVLAMFVGWLVLKRFWPRYAVLLVLVLGAGIAAVQGQLHLDGVHLQVARPVWITPQFSWQVLVGVGIPLFVVTMASQNVPGVAVMRANGYDTPVSPLIAGTGLTTLLLAPFGCFAVNLAAISAALCMGKDAHEDPAQRYLAAVFVGVFYLLAGLFGATIGALFAAFPKELVMAIAGIALFGTIAGSLATAMKEDHLREPALITFLVTASGTSLFGIGSAFWGLVAGALAIAVLNAGRRA
- the alkB gene encoding DNA oxidative demethylase AlkB; amino-acid sequence: MGDLFSGMAEGHEQLAPGAWLLRGFARDVASTLLADVARVAQVAPFRHLVTPGGYTMSVAMTNCGRIGWTSEARGYRYASSDPGTGRQWPDLPESFADLARRAAEAAGFADFDPDACLINRYVPGARLSLHQDRDENDRTAPIVSVSLGVPAVFQFGGLSRSDKPARYRLEHGDVVVWGGPSRFAYHGVLPVAEGFHPETGNLRINITFRKVF
- the ada gene encoding bifunctional DNA-binding transcriptional regulator/O6-methylguanine-DNA methyltransferase Ada, which produces MSAQLAMSAKPAAAPAAVFTSDDARWDAVQRRDHAADGQFWYGVSTTGIYCRPSCPSRHALRKHVHFYGSQAAAQAAGLRACKRCKPDEASLASQHAAAVARACRLIESAESLPTLAELAAAAGLSRYYFHHVFKDITGVTPREYGAAHRAHRVRDELQRTDHVTDALYQAGFGSSGRFYEKSAEMLGMKPKGYQRGGAGVAIRFGVGQCALGAILVAATEQGVCSILLGDDPDALVRDLQDRFPNASLSGADAAFEQWMAQVIGFVDHPAAGLALPLDIRGTAFQQRVWQALRAIPPGQTVSYAEIAERIGQPRAVRAVAQACAANKLAVAIPCHRVVRNDGGLSGYRWGVERKRALLEREAENSQ